The Phycisphaeraceae bacterium genome contains the following window.
GAGTGGACTTGCCGTCAACCGTAAACGACACCGGCGTGGTTTGCGTCACATGACCGTGCTCGTCCCGCTCGAGGGTATAGGAGCGCAGTACGGCCTTGGCATCCTTTGGCACCTGCAGGCACACACTTCCTTCTATACCAACAACACGAATGAGCAAGCGCGCTGCCTCGGGGCATGAGCCGGGCCTGGTAATCGGGTCAGGATTCGCGCGGTCCTTGGAGTTTGTAATGAGGTAGAGGTCGACGCGGTTCTGAGTGGTCTGCATGACAGAGGTTGTGCCGATCGACCCCGCCTGCACGGACTCCATCCAGATCAGAGGCCAGTGAAACGTGACAAATGCCCATCCGCTGTTGACGCTCAGCCCGGGGGCATCCGGATACTGAATGCTCGGAGTGCTGTCGACAGTGTTGCGTGTGGTCAGTTCGACCTGGCTCGCCTGACCTGCCGAGCCATAGAGAATTTCGAAGTCGCGAGCCTTGGAAGTCGCGGTGGTGTAGTTCACACGCTGGCGAAAGTCGCTGCTTGTTGAAGTCGAAGGAAGGGGTTTGTTGCCGATAGCAGGCGTCCACGCGATCGGCGCTTGTGTGGCGACTGTGCAGACGGTCGCAATTGCAGCGTCGGCTTGAACCGTTTCGGAGATGTCTGTCGAAGCGGGACCGGCGAGCACACCAGCGATCAGAAGCCAGAGCAACATGAAGAGTCTCCCAATACCCGGCAGTAGCACAAGAATGAAGACGATTGTTAGGTCGGTCGAGTCAGGTTTCGAGTCTCGGGGGGATCAAAACTGCAAACAGTCCTGCAATCCACATTGCAAACAACCCCAGCAGCGGCACGAACAGCATGGACTCCATCCGTAGCAACACAACACTCAAAAGTATGGTTGCGGCTGTCAAGAAGCACAGAAAACCAACCGAGATAACGCGTTTGCGGAAGAACGGGATCGGGAGCACAATCGCGCCAAGCGCTGCGCCGATCAGGACTTGCTGCATGGCCCAGCGCTCGCCCGGACCGCGCACGGTTGTGCCGCCCAGCGCTTGATCCAGCCAGCACGCCCACAGGTACCCCTTGTGAAACGTGCGCCCGGCCGGGTCCACGTCTTCGTCCATCCCCGGCCGCAGGTCAATGACGACAACCGCCTTATCGCGAACGCGCCGGCGAAGATCCTCGATCGGCATGCGCAAGGCGTCCACCATATCAGTCGTAAAGGGCTCGGACTCATCGAATGCTGCCGCGGGCATGCTGAAGGCCGATGATGCAACCGGGTCACCCGCCTTGATGCCGAAGATCGGGTCAAAGATCGGGATCGGACCAATCTCGGTTGCGGGCAGGAGGTCAAAACCGCCTGCGAGTTGTCGGCGTCCGACGCCTCCCGCGTCTTCGCGATAGTTCAGCCTCACAAACCCGTCATCGAGCGTTGCCTCGTAGTCGAGTCCCGGGTGCCGCGTGGCTGCAAACGCCGCGACGCCGAAACTGATGTACGTGTCCTTCGTCTCCTGCGAATAGACCCCCAGCCGAACCGCAAACCCGGACGACTGCCTTCCCGGCGAAACAACGATCGCGCCTGCTCGCGCCACACGGGCATACTCCGCGCAAAATCCCGGATTCTCCGCCGTTCCAGGATGGAAACTGCGCTTCCCGACCACCGTGCTGATCCCTTGGGCCGAGAGTCGCTCGATCGAGCTGAGCAGTGGGGCGTCGTATTCCGGGGCGCAATTGAGAAAGACAAAATCTATCGCAACACTGCGCACCGAGCACTCCGCCAGACGATCAAGCAGAGCGGCGTGCGCAGGTCTGACGCTCTGGATTGCTGCGGGATTGATCGGTGCCAGACCCAGCGCCGGTGCTTCGCGCGCCAGCGCCTCGATATCACGCAGCCCGATGACGGCGACATGACGCGGCACATGCGAGTCTTCCCCGGCGACGCGCGTGATGAATCCCGTGTACCGACCAGCAAGCCCCGACTTGTGATACCAGATCGACGGGCCAAAAATCATGGCGATGATAATCGCCAGCACCCAGATTCCTACCGCAGTCAGCCACGGGCCACGCTCGCGAGCCAGCGCGAGCTCTTTCTTCCAGACGTACAGCACGCTGTCGCCGCGCGCCCAGATCGGGCGCCCCGCCAGGTAATTCTCCAGATCCTCCGCGACTTTGAGCGCTGTCGGGAATCGTCTGGACCGTTCCTTCGACAGCATCCGCAGAATGATTGTCTCAAGATCCCGAGAGAGTGACCCGGTGTGGGTTGAAGGCTGAGCCGGATCTCGATCCTGAATGATCTGCAACGCCTCGATCGGTGTCACGCCATCGATGCGATACGGCATGCGCCCGCACACCAGCTCATACAGCACGACCCCGAGCGAATAGATGTCTGAGCGATGATCGATCGACGCCGAGTCGCGCGACTGTTCGGGCGACATGTACTTGATCGTTCCGATCACCTGCCCGCTTAGCGTGTGCCCCGCTTCAATCGTCGATTCCGGGTTGAATGTCTTGGCAACGCCGAAATCAATAATCTTCGGGTTGCCCTCCGGGTCGATGAGAATGTTGCTCGGCTTGAGATCGCGATGGATGATCCTGTGTTCGTGCGCATGGTGCACGCCACGGCAGACCTTCGCAAACAGTTCGATTCGCTCGCGCGTGCTCAGATTGTTCTTGCGAGCGTAACTCGTGATCGTCTCGGCTTCGGGCACGTACTCCATCGCGATGTACGGCACATCGGTGCCGCCGATAGATTCAGTCCCCGCGTCATAGACCGTCGCAATGGTCGGGTGACGCAACTGGCTGAGCAACTGCGATTCACGCCGAAAGCGCGCAAGCCCGCTCTCGCTTGCGAGATCGTGCCTGAGCAGTTTCAACGCGACAACGCCCGTTGTCTCAATATGCCTCGCGCGATAGACCACACCCATTCCGCCCGCAGCAATCCGCTCTTCAAGCGCATAGCGGCCGATGCGCTGCGGCATCGGCGCAACCAGCGGCACCGACGGTTCAGAGGTCGGTTGTGTCGCGGTCGTTTCCTGTGCCTGGGTTTTTGAGTGGTCAGACATGGCATC
Protein-coding sequences here:
- a CDS encoding serine/threonine protein kinase — protein: MSDHSKTQAQETTATQPTSEPSVPLVAPMPQRIGRYALEERIAAGGMGVVYRARHIETTGVVALKLLRHDLASESGLARFRRESQLLSQLRHPTIATVYDAGTESIGGTDVPYIAMEYVPEAETITSYARKNNLSTRERIELFAKVCRGVHHAHEHRIIHRDLKPSNILIDPEGNPKIIDFGVAKTFNPESTIEAGHTLSGQVIGTIKYMSPEQSRDSASIDHRSDIYSLGVVLYELVCGRMPYRIDGVTPIEALQIIQDRDPAQPSTHTGSLSRDLETIILRMLSKERSRRFPTALKVAEDLENYLAGRPIWARGDSVLYVWKKELALARERGPWLTAVGIWVLAIIIAMIFGPSIWYHKSGLAGRYTGFITRVAGEDSHVPRHVAVIGLRDIEALAREAPALGLAPINPAAIQSVRPAHAALLDRLAECSVRSVAIDFVFLNCAPEYDAPLLSSIERLSAQGISTVVGKRSFHPGTAENPGFCAEYARVARAGAIVVSPGRQSSGFAVRLGVYSQETKDTYISFGVAAFAATRHPGLDYEATLDDGFVRLNYREDAGGVGRRQLAGGFDLLPATEIGPIPIFDPIFGIKAGDPVASSAFSMPAAAFDESEPFTTDMVDALRMPIEDLRRRVRDKAVVVIDLRPGMDEDVDPAGRTFHKGYLWACWLDQALGGTTVRGPGERWAMQQVLIGAALGAIVLPIPFFRKRVISVGFLCFLTAATILLSVVLLRMESMLFVPLLGLFAMWIAGLFAVLIPPRLET